DNA from Synechococcus sp. CBW1108:
GGGCCCACCTCAACCCCATCGGCCAGCTGGGCCCTGGGATCCACAACGGCGGTGGGATGGATCAACGTCGCCATCAGTCCACCAGCGAGAACATCAGTTCTCCGGAGCAAACAAGTTTGCCCTCCACGGTGGCTGCAGCCTTCACCTTGCCAAAGCGCCTGCGCTTGAGGCTGAGCAGCTCACAGCTGATCAGCAACTGGTCGCCAGGCACGACGGGCCGGCGAAAACGCACTCCATCAATTCCCGCGAAGACAAACAAGCCGTTCGGCAGATCGGGCATCTGGGTGACGATCAACCCACCCACCTGGGCCATCGCCTCGACGATCAACACACCTGGCATCAGGGGGCGACCGGGGAAATGCCCCTGAAACTGGGGCTCGTTGCAGCTGACGTTCTTGATGGCCACGGCCCGTTTGCCCGGTTCATGCTCAATCACCCGGTCGACCAGAGCAAAGGGATAGCGGTGGGGAAGTAAGCCCTGGATCTGCTCGTTGGTCAGAATCACCCCGCTGGTTGCTGGAAGTTCAGTGTCGGCTGGAGATAAAGGGGGCTGGGGAGCGCTGGATTCAGACAAGGGCATCAACCGGGAGAGGGATGGGCGGAATTGGGGCTGGAGGGGGAATTGACTGCCGGCAGACCAGCCAGAACAGCCGCCATCGAGGTGTGGAGCCCATGGGAACCGCGATAGGCGAAAACCTGGGCCCTTGGCAGGCCCACAAGGGCAAGGTCCCCCATTAGGTCCAGAATTTTATGGCGCACCGGCTCCTCGACGAAGCGCAGGGGTGGATTGAGCCACTGATCGCCGTCACATACCAGGGCATTCTCCAGGCACCCCCCCCGAATCAAGCCCGCTGAGCGCAACTGGTCCACCTGGGAGCGCAGACCGAAGGTGCGAGCCGGAGCGATCTGCTCAACGAAACTGGTGGGGCTCAGGTCCAGGGAAAACAACTGGCGGCCGATCGCCGCATCGGCAAATTCAATGGCCGCGCCCAGACGCAGCCCCGCATGGGGAAGGGCAGTTGCAAAGCTGGTCCCACTGCAGACAGTGATGGGCGCGTCCAGCTCCAGTCCCCCGGAGCTACCTGGCAGGACCTGGAGCCCCGCCTCAGCCAAAGCCTGCACCCAGGGGAGGGCTGAGCCATCCAGCAGGGGAATCTCCTCGCCGTTGACCAGGATTTCGGCCTGGGTAACCCCGGTGCCGGCCAGAGCAGCCAGCAGATGCTCCACGGTGGCCAGACGCCTTTGATCCAGCTGCAGGGCCGTACACAGGCGGGTATCACTAACCTGGCTTGGGGTGAGGCGACAGAGGGGCAGCTTGGGAGCGTCGAGCCAGCCGACCCAGAAGCCGGAACGCTCAGAGGCCTGGAGCCGAACTGTGGTCTCAAGACCGCCGTGCAGACCAACCCCCCGCCGCTCCACCGGGTCTTGAATGGTCCAGCGGCCGGAGTAATCGGCGGGCCACTGCATCATCTAAAACTTCCAGCCCACACCGAGGTTGAAGCGCCACTCGCTGGAGAAATCCTGGGTGGCAACCTCCAGGCGCAGGGGGCCCACCGGGGTGGTGACAATCAGTCCGACCCCAGGTGAATAGCCCTCACCTGATTTACCAAGCAGCCCACCCGGGTTACCTGGGATACCGCTCTGGCTGCCGAAAGTGGTGCCTGCATCAAAGAAAATCTCGCCGCTGATGATGCTGAAAATAGGAAAGCGGTACTCAATCGTCGCCTCGGCAAAACTCTTGCCAACCCCGAGATCGCAGTCGTAATAGCCCCTCACCGAGTTGCCGCCTCCAAGGCAGAAGGCCTCATAGGGAGGAATATCGCTACCCACCAGGGTTCCTGCCGACACCTGGAAAGCCAGGGCCTGCTTGCAGTCTTTGGTTTCACCGGGCTTGGGCCGGCAGCCCTTGAAGATCTTCAACCACTCCACAGGGATGTAGTGGGTGAAGCTGCCCCGCAGTCGGTTGAAGGTGGGGGAGTTCTCACCCACCGAGATGAACTGCTCAGTGCCCAGGCTCAGGAAATTGCCCTTAGTGGGATTACGGGGATCGTTGAGGGTGCTGTAGGTGGCTCCAACCCGGAAGCTCACCAGCTGGTTTTCCGAGGCGCAGTTGTAGGCCAGGCAAATCACCGAAGCACCGTTGCTGGTGTTAAAACCCCCATCGGGCTGAAGATTGCCCACCACGCCCCTTGAATACTTGGACCCAGAGAAATCCATGGGGGTGACCTCCTGGCCACCAAAGGAGAGAATCAGATTCCAGGGAGCTTTCTTGAAGGGGTTACCACGATTAAGCGGCCGCACAAACTGCACGTTTGCACCGACTCGCTGAATTGCAACCGTGTCAAAGTTCGTTGTGCCCGTGCCCTGATTAGAGCCTGCAGGGTTCTCATCAAACGAGGTAACTACGTCGAAATCAGAGCCGGTATAGTTTTGCAGCTGATAGCTAAACGATGAATTTTCGCTCTGGAAGAGCTGGGGCACTTCCCGGCTGAAGAAAACGCGAGCCCGGAAGGAGGTGCGATATTTGTTGTCCTTGATCCAGGGGTCGGTGAAGGTGATGTCACCGAGACCACCGTATTGGCCGTAGGAGATATTGGTGCCGAGGTCCCAGGCGCGGCCGAAGAGGTTGCTGTCATTCAACTGAATCTGAGCAAATGCACCCTGGCTCTGGCTATAGCCAATACCACCAGATAGGGAGCCGCTCGACTGCTCGACGATGCCCAGCATGATCACAACTTTGCCGGGCTCAGCTGGCACCGGCCTGAGGGTCACCTTGACGTCGCTGAAAAGGCCCGTGCCATAGATCCGCTTGATGTCCTCTTCCAGCTCCCGGCGGTTGAACACCTGGCCCGGGCGAAGGGACACCTCCCTGGTCACAACCCAGGGTTTGGTCTTGCCGCGGATCGGCTCACCCTTGTCGTTGGTGGCTGAGCCCTCCTTATTGAGGAACTGCACTTCAACGCCCTCCACGGTGCCCTGGCGCACCAACAGCTCGACCACACCTTCGGGACTGACCCGGCTGGGGCCGGTGATGCGGGCCAGGGAATAGCCCTGGTCTGCATACCAGCGCTGCAGCTCCTGCATGCGGGACTGCAGGGTGTTGAGATTGAGCGTCTTGCCGTAGTCGGCCGCGAAGGTGTCCTTAACCACTTGGGCAGGCAGCTTGAGATCGGCCGGATCGAGCTTGATTTGCTGGAGCACGGGGTTGGCCACCACCACCACCACCAGACGCACACCCAGGGGGCCATCGACAGGCTGGATGCGCACATCGGAGAACCAGCCGCTGGCGTAGATCGCCGAGAGATCCGTCTGCAGCTCGGTGCGGGTGACCAGGGAACCCGGGGTGGCCGCCATGGCCGCATAGGCCGCCAGTTCGAGCCGCTCCCGCTCGGGATGGTCCTGCAGCCCCTCGATCGCCACCTCGGCGATCAGGACCTTGGGTTCGGCCTTGGGTGCTGGCTCGGTGCTGGCAGCTGGCGCGGGGCTGGCGGCCGGCTGCTGGGCTGGGGAGGTTTCGGCTGGGGAGGTTTGGGCCGGGGCTGGGGTTGGGGTTGGGGTTGGGGACGCAGGATCGGCCAGTGGGTTGTCCAGCTGCTGAGCAGCGGGCTGGGGTTGCCCGCCTGGCGGCGCTGCATCCCCAGACTGGGCAAGGGCCGGACCAGCAGCGAACAGGGCAAAGCCCAGCAGGGACACCGCAGCCTTTAGACCCAGCAAACCAGCCATGTGATGGGGGGGCAGAGCGGCAAGGCCGCAAATGCCGACGACCTTACCCGTAGACCATGGGTTGGGGACATGCCCCTTGGACCCGTTTGCAGACCTCCCCGTAGGCCTCGACAACGCCGCCAAGATCCTGGCGGAATCGGTCCTTGTCGAGAATGCGGTCGC
Protein-coding regions in this window:
- the fabZ gene encoding 3-hydroxyacyl-ACP dehydratase FabZ, giving the protein MSESSAPQPPLSPADTELPATSGVILTNEQIQGLLPHRYPFALVDRVIEHEPGKRAVAIKNVSCNEPQFQGHFPGRPLMPGVLIVEAMAQVGGLIVTQMPDLPNGLFVFAGIDGVRFRRPVVPGDQLLISCELLSLKRRRFGKVKAAATVEGKLVCSGELMFSLVD
- the lpxC gene encoding UDP-3-O-acyl-N-acetylglucosamine deacetylase, whose product is MMQWPADYSGRWTIQDPVERRGVGLHGGLETTVRLQASERSGFWVGWLDAPKLPLCRLTPSQVSDTRLCTALQLDQRRLATVEHLLAALAGTGVTQAEILVNGEEIPLLDGSALPWVQALAEAGLQVLPGSSGGLELDAPITVCSGTSFATALPHAGLRLGAAIEFADAAIGRQLFSLDLSPTSFVEQIAPARTFGLRSQVDQLRSAGLIRGGCLENALVCDGDQWLNPPLRFVEEPVRHKILDLMGDLALVGLPRAQVFAYRGSHGLHTSMAAVLAGLPAVNSPSSPNSAHPSPG
- a CDS encoding BamA/TamA family outer membrane protein, which encodes MAGLLGLKAAVSLLGFALFAAGPALAQSGDAAPPGGQPQPAAQQLDNPLADPASPTPTPTPAPAQTSPAETSPAQQPAASPAPAASTEPAPKAEPKVLIAEVAIEGLQDHPERERLELAAYAAMAATPGSLVTRTELQTDLSAIYASGWFSDVRIQPVDGPLGVRLVVVVVANPVLQQIKLDPADLKLPAQVVKDTFAADYGKTLNLNTLQSRMQELQRWYADQGYSLARITGPSRVSPEGVVELLVRQGTVEGVEVQFLNKEGSATNDKGEPIRGKTKPWVVTREVSLRPGQVFNRRELEEDIKRIYGTGLFSDVKVTLRPVPAEPGKVVIMLGIVEQSSGSLSGGIGYSQSQGAFAQIQLNDSNLFGRAWDLGTNISYGQYGGLGDITFTDPWIKDNKYRTSFRARVFFSREVPQLFQSENSSFSYQLQNYTGSDFDVVTSFDENPAGSNQGTGTTNFDTVAIQRVGANVQFVRPLNRGNPFKKAPWNLILSFGGQEVTPMDFSGSKYSRGVVGNLQPDGGFNTSNGASVICLAYNCASENQLVSFRVGATYSTLNDPRNPTKGNFLSLGTEQFISVGENSPTFNRLRGSFTHYIPVEWLKIFKGCRPKPGETKDCKQALAFQVSAGTLVGSDIPPYEAFCLGGGNSVRGYYDCDLGVGKSFAEATIEYRFPIFSIISGEIFFDAGTTFGSQSGIPGNPGGLLGKSGEGYSPGVGLIVTTPVGPLRLEVATQDFSSEWRFNLGVGWKF